Proteins from a single region of Catharus ustulatus isolate bCatUst1 chromosome 22, bCatUst1.pri.v2, whole genome shotgun sequence:
- the RPH3AL gene encoding rab effector Noc2 isoform X1: protein MADMIFGSGTGPWVCPNDRQLALRAKLHTGWSVHTFQTEKQRKMQALSPKELEVILGVIHKAEKLDVVEQQRIGRLVERLENMRRNAMGNGLSQCLLCGESLGLLGSSSVFCQDCKKKVCTKCGIETVGAQKRPLWLCKICSEQREVWKRSGAWFYKGLPKYIPPLKSSSSSKPLELQPQPWQGEVVPEPESLGSSRSFTWARGKVVSSGSESDSELSSSSLDDKPCVPVAPQGSQGTKLPAGMAPTRAPSRALGTPQSPPVSGSPSSELSPAESGQSDQPWDRSPKDTSTPGKRGVQSRTRL from the exons GCTCCACACGGGCTGGTCAGTGCACACATTCCAGACTgagaagcagaggaagatgCAGGCTCTGAGCCCCAAGGAGCTTGAGGTCATCCTGGGAGTCATCCACAAGGCAGAGAAGTTGGATGTGGTGGAGCAGCAGCGCATTGG GCGCCTGGTGGAGAGGCTGGAGAACATGAGGAGGAACGCCATGGGGAACGGGCTCTCGCAGTGCCTGCTCTGTGGggagagcctggggctgctgggcagctcCTCTGTCTTCTGCCAGGACTGCAAAAAG AAAGTTTGCACCAAGTGTGGGATAGAAACTGTTGGAGCCCAGAAACGTCCCCTGTGGCTGTGCAAGATCTGCAGTGAGCAGAGAGAG GTCTGGAAGAGGTCTGGGGCTTGGTTCTACAAAGGGCTGCCCAAGTACATCCCTCctctgaagagcagcagcagcagcaagcccctggagctgcagccccagccctggcagggtgagGTGGTGCCAGAGCCAgagagcctgggcagcagccGCTCCTTCACCTGGGCCAGGGGAAAAG TGGTTTCCAGTGGCAGTGAGAGCGACTCggagctcagctcctccagcctggatGACAaaccctgtgtccctgtggcacCACAAGGCTCCCAGGGGACAAAGCTCCCGGCAGGAATGg cacccaccagggcacccagcagagccctggggaccccccagtcccccccagtgtcggggagccccagcagtgagctcagccctgcagagagTGGCCAGAGTGACCAACCCTGGGACAGGAGCCCCAAGGACACCAGCACCCCTG GCAAACGAGGAGTGCAGAGCAGGACACGGCTGTGA
- the RPH3AL gene encoding rab effector Noc2 isoform X2 has product MADMIFGSGTGPWVCPNDRQLALRAKLHTGWSVHTFQTEKQRKMQALSPKELEVILGVIHKAEKLDVVEQQRIGRLVERLENMRRNAMGNGLSQCLLCGESLGLLGSSSVFCQDCKKKVCTKCGIETVGAQKRPLWLCKICSEQREVWKRSGAWFYKGLPKYIPPLKSSSSSKPLELQPQPWQGEVVPEPESLGSSRSFTWARGKVVSSGSESDSELSSSSLDDKPCVPVAPQGSQGTKLPAGMAPTRAPSRALGTPQSPPVSGSPSSELSPAESGQSDQPWDRSPKDTSTPDTSKSSSKARQ; this is encoded by the exons GCTCCACACGGGCTGGTCAGTGCACACATTCCAGACTgagaagcagaggaagatgCAGGCTCTGAGCCCCAAGGAGCTTGAGGTCATCCTGGGAGTCATCCACAAGGCAGAGAAGTTGGATGTGGTGGAGCAGCAGCGCATTGG GCGCCTGGTGGAGAGGCTGGAGAACATGAGGAGGAACGCCATGGGGAACGGGCTCTCGCAGTGCCTGCTCTGTGGggagagcctggggctgctgggcagctcCTCTGTCTTCTGCCAGGACTGCAAAAAG AAAGTTTGCACCAAGTGTGGGATAGAAACTGTTGGAGCCCAGAAACGTCCCCTGTGGCTGTGCAAGATCTGCAGTGAGCAGAGAGAG GTCTGGAAGAGGTCTGGGGCTTGGTTCTACAAAGGGCTGCCCAAGTACATCCCTCctctgaagagcagcagcagcagcaagcccctggagctgcagccccagccctggcagggtgagGTGGTGCCAGAGCCAgagagcctgggcagcagccGCTCCTTCACCTGGGCCAGGGGAAAAG TGGTTTCCAGTGGCAGTGAGAGCGACTCggagctcagctcctccagcctggatGACAaaccctgtgtccctgtggcacCACAAGGCTCCCAGGGGACAAAGCTCCCGGCAGGAATGg cacccaccagggcacccagcagagccctggggaccccccagtcccccccagtgtcggggagccccagcagtgagctcagccctgcagagagTGGCCAGAGTGACCAACCCTGGGACAGGAGCCCCAAGGACACCAGCACCCCTG aTACTTCCAAATCCTCCAGCAAGGCAAGGCAATAA